The following coding sequences are from one Vicinamibacteria bacterium window:
- a CDS encoding DUF2007 domain-containing protein, which translates to MTDDDREALREHFEQESTEALVSILRNHDEQEWRPEVFEVVATILKSRGLAPGEVVALGPEPAVIDVVESEPTVTVANFFSPAEAHGSRMALEEAGIPAWVMDEGLGTIYGVGVGTRVQVRASDADAARQVLSSQPAPGDALPADIAEPACPACGSRNVAPEAWVETESGQRHQGTRRQWHYVCADCREAWPLR; encoded by the coding sequence ATGACCGACGACGATAGAGAGGCTCTGAGAGAACATTTCGAGCAAGAGTCAACTGAAGCGCTGGTCTCAATCCTCCGCAACCACGATGAACAGGAATGGCGGCCCGAGGTGTTCGAGGTCGTGGCCACCATACTGAAGAGCAGGGGCTTGGCACCTGGAGAGGTCGTCGCTCTAGGCCCGGAGCCGGCCGTCATAGATGTCGTGGAATCGGAACCAACGGTTACCGTTGCCAACTTCTTCAGTCCCGCCGAGGCTCACGGCTCCAGAATGGCGCTTGAGGAGGCTGGTATCCCTGCCTGGGTCATGGACGAGGGGCTGGGCACCATCTATGGGGTTGGCGTCGGCACCCGCGTGCAGGTGCGCGCCAGTGATGCCGATGCCGCTCGCCAAGTCCTGTCTTCGCAGCCAGCCCCCGGTGATGCATTGCCTGCTGACATAGCTGAGCCCGCTTGCCCTGCCTGCGGCTCTCGTAATGTGGCCCCGGAAGCTTGGGTCGAGACAGAGTCTGGTCAACGCCACCAGGGCACTCGACGCCAGTGGCACTACGTGTGTGCAGACTGCCGGGAGGCTTGGCCACTACGATAG